From a single Pirellulales bacterium genomic region:
- a CDS encoding C45 family peptidase: MSWFLSKSRGRFSVAVVCSLAAIVLLAASARADEPFRYAAGKQGSGQLKLIEGLPVIVATGTPDEMGQQIGALSAPALQSLFAHQKQLANGFGISQAKPIWSAAGSIMLPRFPANERQELDAMAKASGMDSDLLVFANVMYDWSRLGGCSAQMVEPARSATGGMLFGRDFDFPTFGFLDQYSLVVVYRARGKHAFASVTFPGLVGVVSGINDAGLCLAELEVHRSKDDAPGFDPSGVPVEMCFRRMLEECGSLDEAEKLLRSLKPSTMCNLAICDRKTAAVLEITPRHVVRRGAVDNVCSCTNHFRSAELGMSKFCWRYDRLDQGIRAKSKLGLADMTKQMDAVNQGHLTIQTMIFAPEEKGLYLSFGPAPSSAQRLKRLDLAALFGDTSVK, encoded by the coding sequence ATGTCTTGGTTCCTTTCGAAGTCGCGAGGCAGATTTTCCGTTGCCGTTGTTTGCAGTTTGGCGGCGATCGTGTTGCTCGCTGCAAGCGCTCGCGCCGATGAGCCGTTTCGGTACGCGGCCGGCAAGCAAGGCTCGGGGCAACTGAAATTGATCGAAGGCTTGCCGGTGATCGTCGCCACCGGAACGCCCGACGAGATGGGTCAGCAAATCGGCGCGCTCTCGGCCCCTGCCCTGCAGTCGCTCTTCGCCCACCAAAAGCAACTTGCCAACGGCTTCGGCATCTCGCAGGCCAAGCCGATCTGGTCGGCGGCAGGCTCGATCATGCTTCCGCGATTTCCGGCCAACGAGCGGCAGGAGCTCGACGCGATGGCCAAGGCCTCGGGCATGGATTCCGACCTGCTCGTGTTTGCAAACGTGATGTACGATTGGTCGCGGCTCGGCGGCTGCTCGGCACAGATGGTCGAGCCGGCTCGCTCCGCCACCGGCGGCATGCTCTTCGGCCGCGACTTCGACTTCCCGACGTTTGGCTTTCTCGACCAATATAGTCTCGTGGTCGTGTATCGAGCGCGAGGCAAACATGCCTTTGCGTCGGTGACATTCCCCGGCTTGGTCGGGGTCGTGTCGGGAATCAACGACGCCGGGCTATGTCTCGCCGAACTCGAGGTGCATAGGTCGAAGGACGATGCCCCGGGCTTTGATCCATCCGGCGTGCCGGTGGAAATGTGCTTTCGCCGCATGCTCGAAGAATGCGGTTCGCTCGATGAAGCGGAAAAGCTGCTGCGATCGCTCAAGCCCTCGACGATGTGCAACCTCGCGATTTGCGATCGAAAGACGGCCGCGGTGTTGGAGATTACGCCGCGGCACGTGGTGCGCCGCGGAGCGGTCGACAACGTTTGCTCATGCACCAATCACTTCCGCAGCGCCGAATTGGGCATGTCGAAGTTTTGCTGGCGCTACGATCGGCTCGACCAGGGAATTCGCGCCAAGTCGAAGCTCGGGCTCGCCGACATGACGAAACAGATGGACGCAGTGAATCAGGGACATCTGACGATTCAAACGATGATCTTCGCGCCGGAAGAAAAGGGCCTTTATCTCTCGTTCGGCCCTGCCCCGTCGTCGGCCCAACGGCTGAAACGGCTCGATCTGGCGGCGCTGTTCGGCGATACGAGCGTGAAATAA
- a CDS encoding FliA/WhiG family RNA polymerase sigma factor, which translates to MATTLAPEDVQQLWLAYKKEPTQELRNRLVEQYLPLVKYNGERIWARLPEGVELDDLVSAGVFGLMDAIDAFDLSRGVKFETYCVPRIRGAMLDELRTMDWVPRLVRSKASKLNESVKTIEAKLGRSPTEIELAEHMQISVAELEKMMLDANAVNLISLNKKWYETDSYKDVREIDILEDKKGEDPTRRIQKHDLMRLVTKGLNRNERLIIILYYYEELTMKEIGATLDLSESRVSQMHSSIVQRLQSQLERRRPEFAT; encoded by the coding sequence ATGGCCACGACGCTTGCACCGGAAGACGTTCAACAACTCTGGCTTGCCTACAAGAAAGAACCGACGCAAGAGCTTCGGAACCGATTGGTCGAGCAATACCTGCCGCTGGTGAAATACAACGGCGAACGCATTTGGGCCCGGCTTCCGGAAGGAGTCGAGCTAGATGATCTTGTCTCGGCCGGCGTCTTCGGCCTGATGGATGCGATCGACGCCTTCGATCTCTCGCGAGGCGTGAAATTTGAAACGTATTGCGTTCCGCGAATCCGCGGCGCCATGCTCGACGAATTGCGCACCATGGACTGGGTTCCCCGGCTCGTGCGATCCAAGGCCAGCAAGCTCAACGAAAGCGTCAAAACGATCGAAGCCAAGCTGGGCCGTTCGCCGACCGAAATCGAACTTGCCGAGCACATGCAGATTTCCGTCGCCGAGCTGGAAAAAATGATGCTCGACGCCAACGCCGTGAACTTGATCAGCCTGAACAAAAAGTGGTACGAGACCGACAGCTATAAGGATGTTCGCGAGATCGACATCCTCGAAGATAAGAAAGGCGAAGACCCGACACGCCGCATCCAAAAACACGATCTCATGCGGCTGGTCACCAAAGGGCTGAACCGCAACGAACGGCTGATCATCATTCTCTACTACTACGAAGAACTGACGATGAAAGAGATCGGCGCGACGCTCGATCTTTCCGAAAGCCGCGTGAGCCAGATGCACAGCTCGATCGTGCAACGGTTGCAATCGCAGTTGGAACGCCGCCGTCCCGAATTCGCGACGTAG
- a CDS encoding P-loop NTPase: MRDQADELRQLVRQRLAEHSEPIDDRSAARAPTSSIGDAHWQSQWHTEEHQWHANGRTSAGFRKIVVSAGKGGVGATTVAVNLAISLAAAGCRTILVDADLSGADATLLCGLESSESIGDVLSGRRTMHEILQTGPGGIQVVPGIWSPSTVPDCSPSGQQRLRRQLDQLGRHADWVILDAGSGLNHVVRRFWQMADEVLLVTTGEAAAIMDTYAAIKLFLGELPRAAVQTAVNQSHSEAESAAVHVRLEAAARRFLGMTLTHAGSVPWDAAVALAATEGKPLAYGHASAPAAKAIERIAERLLAARNAATRHAVREFVVD, encoded by the coding sequence ATGCGAGATCAAGCAGACGAATTGCGGCAATTGGTTCGCCAACGGCTCGCCGAACACTCCGAGCCGATTGATGATCGATCCGCGGCTCGTGCGCCCACATCGTCAATCGGCGACGCACACTGGCAGAGCCAGTGGCACACGGAGGAGCACCAGTGGCATGCGAACGGCAGAACTTCGGCAGGATTTCGAAAGATCGTTGTCTCGGCGGGGAAGGGGGGGGTGGGCGCGACGACCGTGGCTGTGAATCTTGCCATTTCGCTGGCCGCAGCGGGCTGCCGCACGATCCTCGTCGACGCCGATTTGAGCGGCGCCGATGCCACGTTGCTTTGCGGATTGGAATCGTCCGAGTCGATCGGTGATGTGTTATCCGGCCGGCGCACGATGCACGAAATTTTGCAGACCGGACCGGGCGGGATTCAAGTGGTTCCTGGAATCTGGTCCCCCTCGACCGTACCCGATTGTTCGCCGTCGGGCCAACAGCGTTTGCGGCGACAATTGGATCAGCTTGGCCGCCATGCCGACTGGGTGATTCTCGACGCCGGTAGTGGATTGAATCATGTCGTGCGGCGGTTTTGGCAGATGGCCGACGAAGTGCTCCTTGTTACCACGGGCGAGGCCGCGGCAATCATGGACACCTACGCGGCAATCAAATTGTTCCTCGGTGAATTGCCGCGAGCGGCGGTTCAGACCGCGGTAAATCAATCGCACAGCGAGGCCGAGTCGGCGGCAGTGCATGTCCGGCTTGAAGCTGCCGCGCGGCGATTTCTGGGAATGACGTTGACGCATGCCGGCAGCGTCCCATGGGATGCGGCCGTCGCACTTGCCGCTACGGAAGGCAAGCCGTTGGCTTACGGCCATGCATCCGCGCCGGCTGCCAAAGCTATCGAGCGCATCGCCGAGCGATTGCTGGCGGCTCGGAATGCGGCAACACGACACGCGGTAAGGGAATTTGTCGTGGACTAG